The following are encoded together in the uncultured Desulfobacter sp. genome:
- a CDS encoding TonB-dependent receptor, whose translation MGKLAFRNGLAAVFFLLAAGQGLAKENVSLQDIVVTAQKQDQNIKDVPISLSVFNEFDIEDKGIENYKDLADFASNVTLLEAGGTGMMSTFIRGVASDSGVESANAGIYVDGVPYVYTFGNDIPIEQIQRIEILKGPQCVLYGKNSYAGVVNIISKEPAQVFEGSADVTLGSDDKRKLRLDLSTPLIADKLNVSLFARHYEKDGFIHNTTLNNEDNYSEDNFGKLHFRFTPTDRLMFSLISSVLDTDEGAPTWNMTGAPDRLVVQSGLQGTNQTTNVTHALKGACDLGGGHQLTSLTTVKHLDNRIIYDADFSPANAYHMDADMELKEYSQELRLTGILGRVSYMAGLYADSMEKDRYLLLCGSPFQKYNTQSRTLSVFANGSMDLTPNLNLSLGARLDRDEISLDDTYGGLEEEHSYTNVSPKISLSYAVSQKTTAYATISRGYKSGGYYLFAPTPDRRWVDKEEMTNYEIGAKSNLTQNLSLGTAVFFMDIRDKQVTTQVDPVISYVDNAAQCETMGFEVDAELKLTPALSFNVSFGMADSEFKAFSDGAGDYSGNKNPFSPLYTYAVSATYRDTRGLFATAGVRGQDKMYTDKENQTVTDAYYVIDAKIGYEAQRFDVYLYANNLTQEIYDTNYQLASFLSSPREIGVQCRVRF comes from the coding sequence TTGGGAAAATTAGCATTCCGTAACGGCCTGGCGGCAGTTTTTTTTCTGCTTGCCGCAGGACAGGGCCTGGCCAAAGAAAACGTCTCTTTGCAGGACATTGTTGTTACAGCCCAGAAACAGGACCAGAATATCAAAGATGTTCCCATTTCTTTGAGTGTGTTCAACGAATTCGATATTGAGGACAAAGGAATTGAAAATTACAAAGACCTGGCCGATTTTGCGTCCAACGTAACCCTGCTGGAAGCCGGCGGTACGGGGATGATGTCAACCTTTATCCGCGGCGTTGCTTCAGATTCCGGTGTGGAAAGTGCCAATGCCGGGATTTATGTAGACGGGGTGCCCTATGTATACACATTCGGCAATGATATCCCCATTGAACAAATTCAGCGCATCGAAATTCTTAAAGGCCCCCAATGCGTGCTTTATGGGAAGAACTCCTATGCCGGGGTGGTAAATATTATCTCAAAGGAACCTGCACAGGTATTTGAAGGCAGTGCTGACGTGACCCTTGGCAGCGACGATAAAAGAAAGCTGAGGCTGGACCTGAGTACGCCCCTGATAGCAGATAAACTCAATGTCAGCCTGTTTGCCCGCCATTATGAAAAGGACGGTTTTATCCACAACACCACATTAAATAATGAAGATAATTACTCAGAAGATAATTTTGGAAAACTTCATTTCAGGTTTACCCCCACAGACCGCCTTATGTTTTCCCTGATCTCATCGGTCCTGGACACTGACGAAGGTGCGCCGACCTGGAATATGACCGGTGCGCCGGACCGCCTGGTGGTGCAAAGCGGCCTTCAGGGGACCAACCAGACTACCAATGTCACCCATGCCCTGAAAGGTGCCTGCGACCTGGGTGGAGGGCACCAGCTCACATCTTTAACCACCGTCAAGCACCTTGACAACCGGATTATCTATGATGCGGATTTTTCCCCGGCAAATGCCTATCATATGGATGCGGACATGGAGCTGAAGGAGTACTCCCAGGAATTAAGGCTCACAGGCATCCTGGGCCGGGTAAGCTATATGGCCGGGCTATATGCCGACAGCATGGAAAAGGACAGATACCTGCTCCTGTGCGGCAGCCCCTTTCAAAAATACAATACCCAAAGCCGGACTCTAAGCGTCTTTGCCAATGGCAGCATGGATCTTACCCCGAATTTGAACCTTTCTTTGGGTGCGCGTCTGGACCGGGACGAAATCAGCCTTGATGATACGTACGGCGGCCTGGAAGAGGAGCATTCCTATACCAATGTCTCCCCCAAGATCAGCCTGAGTTATGCGGTTTCGCAGAAAACCACGGCCTATGCCACGATATCCAGAGGATATAAAAGCGGCGGATACTATCTGTTTGCCCCGACACCTGACCGGCGCTGGGTGGACAAAGAAGAAATGACCAACTACGAAATCGGGGCAAAATCCAATCTCACACAAAATCTCAGCCTGGGCACCGCTGTTTTTTTCATGGATATCAGGGACAAGCAGGTGACCACCCAGGTGGATCCGGTCATCAGCTACGTGGATAACGCCGCCCAGTGCGAAACCATGGGGTTTGAAGTGGATGCGGAACTGAAACTGACCCCGGCGCTCAGTTTCAATGTCTCCTTTGGGATGGCGGATTCCGAATTTAAAGCGTTCAGCGACGGGGCAGGGGATTACTCAGGAAATAAAAATCCCTTTTCTCCACTTTATACTTACGCAGTCAGCGCCACTTACAGGGATACACGGGGCCTGTTTGCCACAGCAGGGGTAAGGGGCCAGGACAAGATGTATACGGACAAGGAAAACCAGACCGTTACAGATGCCTATTATGTCATTGATGCAAAAATCGGCTATGAAGCACAACGGTTTGATGTGTATCTTTACGCAAATAATCTCACACAGGAAATTTATGATACCAATTACCAGCTTGCAAGCTTCCTGTCATCTCCCAGGGAAATCGGGGTTCAGTGCAGGGTCAGATTTTAA
- a CDS encoding carboxylesterase family protein, with amino-acid sequence MIRIFFICFFIWGLNLPNQAGAGLPDTCRVLAGARIAVTHTAFGKIRGYIHNGTYIYKGIPYARADRFMPPVCPQPWKGVKSTLSWGPVCPQMEVPSSDPDEVDFVFRQIRGKEGENCQVLNIWTQGLEPDGKRPVMVWIHGGGFDYGSSQSMPLYDGESLSRKEDIVMVSVNHRLNVLGFADLSGFGEPFKYSANTGMMDLVAALEWIHNNIENFGGDPENVTIFGQSGGGAKVGTLMCAPSAKGLFHKAIIQSGADPRFQDPAVTRRLGRELVRELGLTQDTIGRIRTVPCATLIDAGRQAREKLRKALTKEGRPPLGFGFGFSPCRDGSFLPYDARDPRALKLSGNVALLTGSTKTEFLKSMWQLPVPGEAGPDDVAGFLNKQYGQRADAFAAAVKKAYPGDTDICLPIDVDTRFRRACLIHAGLKSKYGDAPVYTYLFTWNSPVLDGNYKSVHCMDLPFVFNNIALAENMTGGGPDAYVLAHTISRAWINFARSANPNHSGLPFWPVYTKTCEYTMLLDNICTVKANHDKALLQFTENEPRLW; translated from the coding sequence ATGATTAGAATATTTTTTATCTGTTTTTTTATCTGGGGTCTTAACCTGCCGAACCAGGCCGGGGCGGGGCTGCCGGATACCTGCAGGGTTCTTGCCGGTGCCCGCATTGCTGTGACCCATACCGCTTTCGGCAAAATCCGGGGCTATATCCATAACGGAACATACATATACAAGGGCATTCCCTATGCCAGGGCAGACAGGTTCATGCCGCCTGTCTGCCCGCAGCCCTGGAAAGGGGTGAAAAGCACATTGTCCTGGGGACCGGTCTGCCCACAGATGGAGGTGCCGTCGTCCGATCCGGATGAGGTGGATTTCGTGTTCAGACAAATCCGGGGAAAGGAAGGGGAAAACTGCCAGGTATTGAACATCTGGACCCAGGGGCTGGAACCGGACGGAAAACGGCCGGTCATGGTATGGATCCACGGGGGAGGATTTGACTATGGCTCCTCCCAGTCCATGCCCCTTTACGATGGTGAAAGTTTAAGCCGGAAAGAGGATATTGTGATGGTATCCGTAAACCACCGGCTTAATGTTCTTGGATTCGCCGACCTGTCCGGTTTTGGGGAACCGTTTAAATATTCGGCCAATACCGGTATGATGGACCTTGTGGCAGCTCTGGAGTGGATACATAATAATATTGAAAATTTTGGCGGCGATCCGGAGAATGTAACTATTTTCGGCCAGTCAGGCGGCGGGGCCAAAGTCGGCACCCTGATGTGCGCGCCGTCGGCAAAAGGGCTGTTTCACAAGGCCATTATTCAAAGCGGCGCAGATCCGCGGTTCCAGGACCCTGCCGTCACCCGGCGGCTGGGCCGGGAACTTGTCAGGGAACTTGGGCTGACCCAGGATACCATCGGCCGGATCCGTACAGTCCCCTGCGCCACACTCATTGATGCCGGAAGACAGGCCCGGGAAAAGCTCCGCAAAGCCCTGACAAAAGAAGGCCGGCCGCCTCTCGGCTTTGGGTTTGGGTTCTCTCCTTGTCGGGACGGTAGTTTTTTGCCCTATGATGCCCGGGATCCCAGGGCTTTGAAACTGTCAGGCAATGTTGCCCTGCTGACCGGATCAACTAAAACCGAATTCCTCAAATCCATGTGGCAGTTGCCTGTGCCGGGTGAAGCCGGGCCAGACGATGTGGCCGGTTTTTTGAATAAGCAATATGGTCAAAGGGCGGATGCCTTTGCCGCGGCGGTAAAAAAAGCCTATCCCGGTGACACGGATATCTGCCTGCCCATTGATGTGGATACCCGGTTTCGAAGGGCTTGTCTTATCCATGCCGGCCTTAAGTCAAAATACGGTGACGCCCCGGTATATACTTATCTGTTTACCTGGAATTCACCGGTTCTTGACGGAAACTACAAATCGGTTCACTGCATGGATCTGCCCTTTGTATTTAATAATATCGCACTTGCGGAAAATATGACCGGGGGCGGGCCGGACGCCTATGTCCTTGCCCATACCATCAGCCGGGCCTGGATTAATTTTGCCCGCAGCGCCAATCCCAACCACAGCGGGCTGCCGTTCTGGCCTGTCTACACCAAAACCTGTGAATATACCATGCTGCTGGACAATATCTGCACTGTAAAAGCCAATCATGACAAGGCGCTTTTGCAGTTCACGGAAAATGAACCGCGCCTTTGGTAA
- a CDS encoding helix-turn-helix domain-containing protein, with the protein MLWESKSKFLSVRDLLENKKMNVTEAAFEVGYAHQQSFTKAFKNHFGTNPVDHIRQAVTEY; encoded by the coding sequence ATACTTTGGGAGTCAAAAAGCAAGTTCCTATCTGTAAGAGATCTTCTGGAAAACAAAAAAATGAATGTTACCGAAGCGGCATTCGAGGTGGGATATGCCCACCAGCAAAGCTTTACCAAAGCGTTCAAAAATCACTTCGGAACAAACCCGGTAGATCATATTCGACAGGCTGTTACGGAATACTGA
- a CDS encoding reverse transcriptase domain-containing protein gives MLVRHEGAGYQGTPQGGVISPLLANVYMNRFLKYWRIKECNETFRARIVSYADDFVILSRGKAAQALELTSAVMERLGLKLNQDKTVVVDVWNENFDFLGYTFGQTWFRKTGKRYMAASPSRKSVKRLKQKVRAILRPGEKGAWPEVRDRLNALLQGWSAYFCYGTTQIAYRAVERNVYERVRRFLVCRHKVRSRGIQRFPSERVFGELGVLLPRPMKRADVCFKVNSVGKPDAVAPHVRFDEQGQETESLCYRACP, from the coding sequence ATGTTGGTGCGCCACGAGGGCGCAGGATACCAAGGGACACCGCAAGGTGGTGTTATTAGCCCTTTATTGGCAAACGTATACATGAATCGATTCCTGAAATACTGGCGGATCAAAGAGTGTAATGAGACTTTCCGTGCTCGGATTGTCTCCTATGCCGATGATTTTGTGATCCTGAGTCGAGGTAAGGCAGCTCAGGCTCTGGAACTGACAAGTGCAGTGATGGAGCGACTCGGCTTAAAGCTAAATCAGGATAAAACCGTCGTCGTGGATGTCTGGAACGAGAATTTTGACTTTCTCGGTTACACTTTTGGTCAGACTTGGTTTCGGAAAACAGGTAAAAGGTATATGGCAGCCAGCCCATCAAGGAAAAGCGTAAAACGGTTGAAACAGAAGGTGAGGGCGATATTAAGACCAGGCGAAAAGGGCGCGTGGCCAGAAGTTAGAGATCGGCTAAACGCTTTATTGCAGGGTTGGAGTGCTTACTTTTGTTACGGCACGACCCAGATAGCTTACCGTGCTGTTGAACGAAATGTCTATGAGCGCGTAAGACGCTTTCTGGTTTGTCGGCATAAGGTGCGTTCGCGAGGCATACAGCGGTTTCCATCAGAACGAGTATTCGGTGAACTTGGAGTACTCTTGCCGAGACCGATGAAGAGAGCCGACGTGTGCTTTAAGGTGAATTCAGTCGGAAAGCCGGATGCGGTAGCTCCGCACGTCCGGTTTGATGAGCAGGGACAGGAAACGGAGTCACTTTGCTACCGCGCCTGTCCTTAA